One part of the Thermococcus radiotolerans genome encodes these proteins:
- a CDS encoding HD domain-containing protein gives MDGKIIHDGVHGSMKLTGIILDLVKTPEFQRLRNIRQLGLAYLVYPGANHSRFEHSLGAWHLAKRLSQEVGLDENESMLLQVGALLHDIGHGPFSHTFESIYKHYVKEHDHMHLGQDMVLGKVNITESENGGRIPEIIEGYDYDFTPKDVADLIRGKHEKHYLGHMLHGDVDVDQLDYLVRDAHYTGVAHGIIDLERLLKVLRIHEGELVVDEKGIEAVEGMMVARSLMYSRVYFHHTVKIAEGMLTRALEFALEEGYLWDFWRMTDCRVLVELEDLEGFPAEMVRRIRYRELYKAAVLASADELTSEEKRELLTAYRNVKRRQEIERTLADMVGAREGEVILEFSIADLMLSEPRLKATEINVLLGNGELQPLTKVTPLANALKRRQTPRWAVLIAAPKEYVPKVREVWRKVIFS, from the coding sequence ATGGATGGAAAGATTATTCACGATGGGGTTCACGGTAGCATGAAGCTCACCGGCATTATCCTTGACCTCGTCAAGACCCCCGAGTTTCAGAGGCTCAGAAACATAAGACAGCTCGGTTTGGCCTACCTCGTCTATCCCGGTGCCAACCACAGCAGGTTCGAGCACTCCCTCGGCGCGTGGCACCTCGCCAAGAGGCTCTCGCAGGAGGTCGGACTGGATGAGAACGAGAGCATGCTCCTGCAGGTGGGAGCGCTCCTCCACGACATCGGCCACGGGCCCTTCAGCCACACCTTCGAGAGCATATACAAGCACTACGTCAAGGAGCACGACCACATGCACCTTGGCCAAGATATGGTGCTGGGAAAGGTGAACATAACGGAGAGCGAGAACGGAGGAAGGATCCCGGAGATAATCGAGGGCTACGATTACGACTTCACGCCCAAGGACGTTGCCGACCTCATACGCGGGAAGCACGAAAAGCATTACCTCGGTCACATGCTGCACGGCGACGTTGACGTTGACCAGCTCGACTACCTCGTGAGGGACGCCCACTACACCGGCGTCGCCCACGGTATAATAGACCTTGAGAGGCTGCTGAAGGTTCTCCGGATTCATGAGGGTGAACTCGTCGTTGACGAGAAGGGTATAGAGGCCGTCGAGGGCATGATGGTGGCCCGCTCGCTTATGTACTCGCGCGTCTACTTCCACCACACGGTCAAGATAGCCGAGGGCATGCTGACTAGAGCTTTGGAGTTCGCCCTGGAGGAGGGCTACCTCTGGGACTTCTGGCGCATGACCGACTGCAGGGTTCTGGTCGAGCTGGAGGACCTTGAGGGCTTCCCGGCCGAGATGGTGAGGCGCATAAGGTACCGCGAGCTTTACAAGGCCGCGGTTCTTGCAAGCGCGGACGAACTGACGAGTGAGGAGAAGAGGGAACTGCTGACGGCATACCGGAACGTGAAGCGGAGGCAGGAGATAGAGAGAACCCTCGCGGACATGGTCGGCGCGAGGGAGGGCGAGGTCATCCTTGAGTTCAGCATAGCAGACCTCATGCTCAGCGAGCCGAGGCTCAAGGCAACGGAGATAAACGTCCTCCTGGGCAACGGGGAGCTTCAACCGTTGACGAAGGTGACGCCGCTCGCCAACGCCCTCAAGAGACGCCAGACGCCGCGCTGGGCAGTCCTCATAGCGGCACCGAAGGAATACGTCCCGAAGGTAAGGGAGGTCTGGAGAAAAGTCATCTTCAGCTGA
- a CDS encoding phenylacetate--CoA ligase family protein — translation MTLIVGRVDGEGFDDFRYTLGKALETTRFWQEKFSSVDPDGLSLEDLANLVDTVKITPHDLYAIDKVWPDYIQEARIFYTVMRTSGTTGKPKRIAYSRDDRFRTARQVRPWIREYMDKGDRIASFFPPLPSSSGMFAFGSFEALNAKSAYYQIPIQYLLDKEMLLRELQDIKPTALFCLTATAYNLGLVLPESIKKDIQTIVVGGETLTPELARATLELFENAVIIDNFGSTEDAITGYRVITRKKATKFNFEESIVVLKDNGDGYDDYKRIYITKVMREGELTGLPLFNYDIGDLARIENGEVRNIIRIKDVVTLAGAKLHIDQVMEIVYDHPDLLDFVIIYHPLSPENPKPKAILRVAYSGEKPAGIEDEVRELIYEANNPVRYEVEESKQAELVIEAVPLEKLRADLPKRLGKTKRIYIVGKDL, via the coding sequence ATGACTTTGATTGTTGGAAGGGTTGATGGGGAGGGGTTTGATGACTTCAGGTACACCCTTGGAAAAGCCCTGGAGACGACACGATTCTGGCAGGAGAAGTTCTCAAGCGTTGACCCCGATGGACTGTCCCTCGAGGACCTCGCCAATCTCGTCGATACCGTAAAGATAACCCCCCACGACCTCTATGCCATCGATAAGGTATGGCCCGACTACATCCAGGAGGCGCGGATATTTTACACCGTGATGAGGACGAGCGGCACGACCGGGAAACCCAAACGGATTGCGTACTCCCGGGACGACCGTTTCAGAACGGCCCGACAGGTGAGGCCCTGGATCAGGGAGTACATGGACAAAGGAGACAGAATTGCCTCGTTCTTCCCACCGCTGCCATCTTCGTCGGGCATGTTTGCCTTCGGAAGCTTTGAAGCGCTCAACGCGAAGTCCGCCTATTACCAGATACCAATTCAATACCTCCTCGACAAGGAGATGCTCCTCAGGGAGCTTCAGGACATAAAACCAACTGCCCTGTTCTGCCTGACGGCAACTGCCTACAACCTTGGCCTCGTTCTCCCCGAGTCCATAAAGAAGGACATCCAGACAATAGTGGTCGGAGGAGAAACCCTGACCCCAGAGCTCGCGAGGGCGACCCTCGAGCTGTTTGAAAACGCCGTGATAATAGACAACTTCGGATCGACGGAGGACGCCATAACCGGATACCGAGTCATCACGAGGAAGAAGGCAACGAAGTTCAACTTCGAGGAGTCCATAGTAGTCCTCAAGGACAACGGCGACGGCTACGACGACTACAAGCGCATCTACATAACCAAGGTCATGAGGGAGGGCGAACTTACAGGTCTGCCCCTCTTCAACTACGACATCGGCGACCTCGCAAGGATCGAGAACGGCGAGGTCAGGAATATAATCCGCATCAAGGACGTCGTAACGCTCGCTGGAGCCAAGCTCCACATCGACCAGGTGATGGAGATAGTCTACGACCATCCGGACCTCCTTGACTTCGTGATAATCTACCACCCGCTCTCACCCGAGAACCCCAAGCCGAAGGCCATACTCCGCGTCGCCTACAGCGGAGAAAAGCCGGCAGGAATAGAGGACGAAGTCAGGGAGCTCATCTACGAGGCGAACAACCCGGTTCGCTACGAGGTGGAGGAGTCCAAGCAGGCAGAGCTGGTCATCGAGGCGGTTCCCCTTGAGAAGCTCAGGGCCGACCTTCCGAAGAGGCTCGGAAAGACCAAGAGGATATACATCGTCGGCAAGGACCTCTGA